A single window of Thermoanaerobaculia bacterium DNA harbors:
- a CDS encoding NAD-dependent epimerase/dehydratase family protein: protein MPNTRVLVTGAGGFIGHFLVRYLKQKGYWVRGVDVRTCPYAPTEADEFELLDLRRWDNCLQATRGVEEVYALAADMGGMGFISAHHAEILHNNALINFHTLDAARVNGVRRYLYTSSACVYPDYRQTDAAVVPLKEEDAFPAMPQDAYGWEKLVTEQLCRHYRDDYGIQTRIVRFHNIFGPEGTWMGGREKAPAALCRKIAEAKLSGRGEIEIWGDGEQTRSFCYVSDCVEGIHRLMRSDHGEPINLGQDRLISINALADVIAEIAGVAIRKKHVEGPQGVRGRNSDNARLRRVLGWEPAVSLEAGLAKTYPWIETQVRAAAAPAVPLPA from the coding sequence TTGCCGAACACGCGGGTCCTCGTCACCGGAGCGGGCGGTTTCATCGGGCACTTCCTCGTTCGATACCTCAAGCAGAAGGGGTACTGGGTCCGCGGCGTGGACGTCAGGACCTGCCCCTACGCCCCGACGGAAGCCGACGAGTTCGAGCTCCTCGATCTCCGGCGATGGGACAACTGCCTGCAGGCGACCCGGGGCGTCGAGGAGGTCTACGCGCTCGCCGCCGACATGGGGGGCATGGGGTTCATCTCCGCGCACCACGCCGAGATCCTCCACAACAACGCGCTGATCAACTTCCACACGCTCGACGCGGCGCGGGTCAACGGCGTCCGCCGGTATCTCTACACCTCGTCGGCGTGCGTCTACCCCGATTACCGTCAGACCGACGCCGCCGTCGTCCCCCTCAAGGAGGAGGACGCTTTCCCGGCGATGCCGCAGGACGCGTACGGCTGGGAGAAGCTCGTTACCGAGCAGCTGTGCCGGCACTACCGCGACGACTACGGGATCCAGACGCGGATCGTCCGGTTCCACAACATCTTCGGGCCCGAGGGGACGTGGATGGGGGGGCGGGAGAAGGCGCCCGCGGCGCTCTGCCGCAAGATCGCCGAAGCGAAGCTCTCCGGGCGCGGCGAGATCGAGATCTGGGGCGACGGCGAGCAGACGCGCTCGTTCTGCTATGTCTCCGACTGCGTCGAAGGCATCCACCGGCTGATGCGCTCCGACCATGGGGAGCCGATCAATCTCGGCCAGGACCGGCTGATCTCCATCAACGCGCTCGCCGACGTGATCGCGGAGATCGCCGGCGTCGCGATCCGGAAGAAGCACGTCGAGGGTCCCCAGGGGGTCCGCGGCCGCAACTCCGACAACGCGCGGCTCCGCCGCGTCCTCGGATGGGAGCCCGCGGTCTCGCTCGAGGCCGGCCTCGCGAAGACGTATCCCTGGATCGAGACGCAGGTCCGCGCCGCCGCCGCGCCCGCGGTGCCGCTGCCCGCTTGA
- a CDS encoding ribose-phosphate pyrophosphokinase — MEHLFRYGELKIFSGRAHPGLAAEICAYLGVDLGKVILYNFSDGENNCQIEENVRGADVFIIQPTCSPVNEHLMELLILIDAFKRSSATRITAVIPYYGYARQDRKDRPRVPISSKLVADLLTAAGADRILTMDLHAAQIQGFFNIPVDHLFAAPVILDAVRKMEIEDLTIVSPDVGGVERARAFAKRLGSALAIVDKRRTGKNETEVVNVIGDVEGRTVMILDDIIDTAGTLIKGTEALKSHGAARVFAAGVHPVLSGPAIDRINASVLESVLVTNTIPVAAAAARCPRLRSFSVAPLLGEAIQRIHDGASVSSLFV; from the coding sequence GTGGAACACCTGTTCCGTTACGGCGAGCTCAAGATCTTCTCCGGGCGCGCGCATCCGGGCCTCGCCGCGGAGATCTGCGCCTATCTCGGCGTCGATCTCGGGAAGGTCATCCTCTACAACTTCTCCGACGGCGAGAACAACTGCCAGATCGAAGAGAACGTGCGGGGCGCCGACGTCTTCATCATCCAGCCGACCTGCTCTCCGGTCAACGAGCACCTGATGGAGCTCCTGATCCTGATCGACGCGTTCAAGCGGTCCTCGGCCACGCGGATCACGGCGGTGATCCCGTACTACGGCTACGCGCGCCAGGACCGGAAGGACCGCCCGAGGGTGCCGATCTCGTCGAAGCTCGTCGCCGACCTCCTCACCGCCGCCGGCGCCGACCGCATCCTGACGATGGACCTGCACGCGGCGCAGATCCAGGGCTTCTTCAACATCCCCGTGGATCACCTCTTCGCGGCGCCGGTCATCCTCGACGCGGTCCGGAAGATGGAGATCGAGGACCTCACGATCGTCTCGCCCGACGTCGGCGGGGTCGAGCGCGCGCGCGCGTTCGCCAAGCGGCTCGGCTCCGCGCTCGCGATCGTCGACAAGCGGCGTACCGGAAAGAACGAAACGGAGGTCGTCAACGTGATCGGCGACGTCGAGGGGAGGACCGTGATGATCCTCGACGACATCATCGACACGGCCGGGACCCTCATCAAGGGGACCGAGGCGTTGAAGAGCCACGGGGCGGCCCGGGTCTTCGCCGCCGGCGTTCACCCGGTCCTTTCGGGGCCCGCGATCGACCGGATCAACGCCTCCGTCCTCGAATCCGTGCTGGTCACGAACACGATCCCGGTGGCCGCCGCCGCGGCCCGCTGCCCGCGGCTGCGCTCGTTCTCGGTCGCCCCCCTCCTCGGGGAGGCGATCCAGCGGATCCACGACGGCGCCTCGGTTTCATCGCTTTTCGTCTGA